From Falco cherrug isolate bFalChe1 chromosome 4, bFalChe1.pri, whole genome shotgun sequence, one genomic window encodes:
- the MRPL54 gene encoding 39S ribosomal protein L54, mitochondrial, with amino-acid sequence MAARLLQWLPAALPATARGYAKKAAKAKGKQAPKEALKGPEVCTDPTMLATHAMGVNYFKEGPEVALKPDSEYPDWLFKIHLGPPKKLEELDPDSIEYWRRLRKYNTWQRNRLKKGKKL; translated from the exons ATGGCCGCCcggctgctgcagtggctgccggcggcgctgcccgccacagcccgcgGCTACGCCAAGAAGGCGG CAAAGGCCAAGGGCAAGCAGGCGCCGAAGGAGGCGCTGAAGGGGCCGGAGGTGTGCACGGACCCCACCATGCTTGCCACCCATGCCATGGGCGTCAACTACTTCAAGGAGGGCCCCGAGGTGGCCCTGAAACCAGACTCGGAGTACCCCGACTG GCTCTTCAAGATCCACCTCGGGCCCCCCAagaagctggaggagctggatcCCGACTCCATCGAGTATTGGAGGCGCCTGCGGAAGTACAACACATGGCAGCGCAACAGGCTGAAGAAGGGCAAGAAGCTGTAA
- the APBA3 gene encoding amyloid-beta A4 precursor protein-binding family A member 3 — protein MLGHRGARREGRGYAGPRMRRDGARKRRRDRPGPGRRPRPPESERPSVASGGSRPLLRAREEAMESRMDFQAAAASAPGLGSDEAPEPPAMDTEEGPAARPGAPELRRGVRQSQEPPFAPPRPGCGPEARRRGAGPSPGPAAASDGGRGRAALYQGSGRELEEAAAAPQGSVGWEPGAGNTPEGVGHPRISSRGNPVGMELDETPEASARPGRAEWAKGAEADPAEMQGLLAQLETLDPNLSDHSPPSEQGLLPSPGAGPAPPAGEQPRRGDSECQGKCRPCPLHVAMGRGLATRPCCAQHSACSRPCHGLLFAEADREDLLSLLCYEGGLPEAGTETPLARSDILAGTNLEMLQAQEEPAAVEKPEGLERPESSEEGTSGSWYYGEVHCEVDSACEGNQDSSPEPAWVALPPTLALEPEQPPQGSMTNRKSQSSCSTFKEVPGPCDPEDLLDGVIFGAKYLGSTQLVSERNPPTSVRMAQAQEAVDRIKAPEGESQPMTEVDLFVSTQRIKVLTADTQEAMMDHSLQTISYIADIGSLVVLMARRKLPRRSDVAEEKRLYKMICHVFHSADAQIIAQAIGQAFGVAYQRFLEANSIDPSELSPRQYSRALEDQEQYNAELTHFSRQENCKDVCIRKQKGEILGIAIVESGWGSILPTVVIANLMHGGPAEKSGELSIGDRLMSVNGMSLVGLPLTTCQSIIRELKHQTEVVLNIVHCPPVTTAVIRRPDSKYQLGFCVENGVICSLMRGGIAERGGIRVGHRIIEINGQSVVATPHEKIIQILTQAVSEVHIKTMPASTYRLLTGQEQPLFL, from the exons ATGCTGGGGCACCGCGGGGCACgccgggaggggcggggctACGCCGGGCCGCGCATGCGCCGCGACGGCGCCCGGAAGCGGCGGCGGgaccggcccggccccggccggcggccccggccccctgaGTCCGAGCGGCCCTCGGTCGCCAGCGGGGGGAGCCGGCCCCTGCTCCGCGCCCGGGAGGAGGCCATGGAGAGCCGCATGGATTTCCAGGCGGCTGCGGCCTCAGCCCCTGGTCTGGGCAGCGACGAGGCCCCGGAGCCGCCGGCCATGGACACGGAGgaggggccggcggcgcggcccggcgccCCCGAGCTCCGCCGGGGTGTGAGACAGTCCCAGGAGCCCCCCTTCGCCCCCCCGCGGCCTGGCTGCGGCCCCGAGGCCCGGCGGCGGGGTGCAGGGCCCAGCCCGGGGCCTGCCGCAGCCTCGGACGGCGGGCGCGGCCGAGCGGCGCTTTACCAGGGCTCGGGAAGGGAGTTGGAGGAGGCGGCCGCGGCACCGCAGGGCTCCGTCGGCTGGGAGCCCGGTGCCGGGAATACCCCTGAGGGCGTGGGCCACCCCCGGATCTCCAGCCGCGGCAACCCGGTGGGCATGGAGCTGGATGAGACCCCCGAGGCCAGTGCCCGCCCGGGCAGGGCCGAGTGGGCCAAGGGCGCGGAGGCTGATCCCGCGGAGATGCAGGGCCTGCTGGCCCAGCTGGAGACCCTCGACCCCAACCTCAGCGACCACTCGCCCCCCTCGGAGCAGGgcctgctgccctccccaggtGCGGGCCCGGCCCCTCCAGCAGGCGAGCAGCCCCGGCGCGGTGACAGCGAGTGCCAGGGCAAGTGCCGGCCTTGCCCGCTGCACGTGGCCATGGGCCGAGGCCTAGCAACGCggccctgctgtgcccagcactCGGCCTGCTCCCGGCCTTGCCACGGGCTGCTCTTCGCCGAGGCCGACCGGGAGGACTTGCTGAGCCTGTTGTGCTATGAGGGGGGGCTGCCTGAGGCCGGCACTGAGACTCCCTTGGCCCGCTCCGATATCCTGGCTGGGACCAACCTGGAGATGCTGCAGGCTCAAGAGGAGCCGGCTGCTGTGGAGAAGCCTGAAGGGCTGGAGAGGCCAGAGAGCTCGGAGGAAGGAACTTCCGGCAGCTGGTATTATGGAGAAGTGCACTGCGAGGTCGACTCTGCCTGTGAGGGCAATCAGGACAGTTCCCCGGAGCCAGCCTGGGTGGCCCTGCCTCCCACTCTGGCCCTGGAGCCAGAGCAGCCACCCCAGGGCAGCATGACC AACAGGAAATCCCAATCCTCCTGCTCGACCTTCAAAGAGG TTCCAGGCCCTTGTGACCCGGAGGATCTGCTGGACGGTGTGATTTTTGGGGCAAAGTACCTGGGCTCCACACAGCTGGTCTCAGAGAGGAACCCCCCAACCAGCGTCCGCATGGCACAGGCCCAGGAGGCGGTGGACAGGATCAAG GCACCGGAGGGGGAGTCCCAGCCCATGACGGAGGTGGATCTGTTTGTCTCCACACAGAGGATCAAGGTGCTCACGGCTGACACACAG GAGGCCATGATGGATCACTCCCTCCAGACCATCTCCTACATTGCTGACATCGGCTCCCTCGTGGTGCTCATGGCACGTCGGAAACTTCCTCGGCGGTCAGATGTAGCAGAGGAAAAGCGGCTCTACAAGATGATCTGCCACGTCTTCCACTCGGCTGAT GCCCAGATCATCGCTCAGGCCATCGGACAGGCGTTTGGCGTGGCCTACCAGCGCTTCCTGGAGGCCAACAGCATTGACCCGAGCGAGCTGAGCCCTCGCCAGTACAGCCGTGCTCTCGAGGACCAGGAACAATACAATGCAGAGCTGACGCACTTCTCCCGGCAGGAGAACTGCAAGGAT GTCTGCATCCGGAAGCAGAAGGGGGAGATCCTGGGCATTGCCATCGTGGAGTCAGGCTggggctccatcctgcccaCAGTGGTCATTGCCAACCTGATGCACGGGGGTCCCGCGGAGAAGTCGGGCGAGCTGAGCATCGGAGACCGCCTCATGTCTGTCAACGGGATGAGCCTGGTGGGGCTGCCCCTCACCACCTGCCAGAGCATCATCCGG GAGCTGAAGCACCAGACAGAGGTTGTGCTGAACATCGTGCACTGTCCCCCTGTCACCACGGCTGTCATCCGGCGCCCTGACTCCAAGTATCAGCTGGGCTTCTGTGTTGAGAACGGCGTG ATCTGCAGCCTGATGCGTGGGGGCATTGCTGAGAGAGGTGGCATCCGCGTGGGGCACCGCATCATCGAGATCAACGGGCAGAGCGTGGTGGCAACACCCCATGAGAAGATCATCCAGATCCTCACACAGGCGGTCAGTGAG GTCCACATCAAGACGATGCCGGCCTCCACGTACCGCTTACTGACCGGGCAGGAGCAACCCCTCTTCCTCTGA